The Claveliimonas bilis genome window below encodes:
- a CDS encoding DUF975 family protein, producing the protein MTTRKEMKRKAKKAVKKHYILYVAVCLIMAYMGVEFSSSLNVLDITPAEEVYRMEDEERLTRIGANSDGLIDVIADLLAGDQEGGQELSSQIKEEEKERSLEGNPVFGRTRGVFAGIVNNITSGSALVFLVGALHSLLGSESAAILVLVLFGIAFLFSVWFFITNVVSVIARRIFLEGRIYETVPFQRCLFLLRVKKWVKACCTMFLTAFFQFLWSFTIIGGIIKYYSYYLVSYIVAENPDISSREAIRLSRRMMKGHKWECFVYELSFLPWTFLGAATAGLSEIFYSNPYRAASFSEYYAQLREEAKKARIKGSQYLNDTYLFEKAEDEMIYLAYEDVISALVRPKRDGRKLKGIRKFFADYLGILLTNTKEEREYEETQALHMRMQFLKDAVDRKSYPSRLSALPEQEKRKKVEMIHYLRHYSVWSVIVLFFVFSFMGWLWEVSLHLVQDGEFVNRGVLHGPWLPIYGGGGVLILLLLNKIRNRPLAEFVGIILLCGTVEYFSSYYLEMAHNGERWWDYSGYFLNLHGRICAEGLLVFGIGGIGLVYVLAPLLDNAIQKIPLQILAPFCVVLTVIFAADTVYSMKYPNTGKGITDYESRVVTDNWNQENKIYIHIQENNKYACNLFIPNLYTG; encoded by the coding sequence ATGACGACAAGAAAAGAGATGAAAAGAAAGGCCAAAAAGGCTGTGAAAAAGCACTATATTCTCTATGTGGCAGTATGTCTTATCATGGCATATATGGGAGTGGAATTTTCCTCTTCTCTCAATGTGCTGGATATCACTCCGGCAGAGGAAGTATACCGCATGGAGGATGAAGAGCGCCTGACGAGAATCGGCGCAAACAGCGACGGGCTGATCGATGTTATTGCAGATCTGCTGGCGGGCGATCAGGAAGGCGGGCAGGAGCTCTCCAGTCAGATCAAGGAAGAGGAGAAAGAAAGATCCCTGGAGGGGAATCCGGTATTCGGAAGAACCCGGGGAGTGTTTGCGGGTATTGTAAACAATATTACATCAGGATCAGCGCTGGTCTTTTTAGTGGGCGCGCTTCATTCGCTGCTGGGATCAGAGAGTGCGGCAATTTTGGTTTTGGTACTTTTTGGAATTGCATTTCTGTTTTCTGTCTGGTTTTTCATAACTAATGTTGTATCCGTGATTGCCAGGAGAATTTTTCTGGAAGGGCGGATTTATGAAACGGTACCTTTTCAAAGGTGCCTGTTTTTGCTGCGGGTGAAAAAGTGGGTAAAAGCATGCTGTACCATGTTTTTGACCGCCTTTTTTCAGTTCCTGTGGTCCTTTACAATTATCGGAGGAATCATCAAGTATTATTCCTATTACCTGGTGTCCTATATTGTGGCGGAGAATCCGGATATTTCCTCCAGGGAAGCGATTCGTCTTTCCAGAAGGATGATGAAGGGACATAAATGGGAATGCTTTGTCTATGAGCTTTCTTTTTTGCCGTGGACATTTTTGGGAGCGGCTACAGCAGGGCTGTCTGAGATATTTTACTCTAATCCTTACCGGGCAGCTTCCTTCAGTGAATACTATGCACAGCTTCGGGAGGAAGCAAAAAAGGCCCGTATAAAGGGAAGTCAGTATTTGAATGATACTTATCTTTTTGAAAAGGCAGAAGATGAGATGATCTATCTTGCCTATGAAGATGTGATCTCAGCGCTGGTAAGACCGAAAAGAGATGGAAGGAAATTGAAGGGGATCCGAAAATTCTTTGCTGATTATCTGGGTATCCTGCTGACAAATACAAAAGAAGAAAGAGAATATGAGGAGACGCAGGCTCTTCATATGCGTATGCAGTTTTTAAAAGACGCAGTGGACAGAAAGTCATATCCCAGCCGATTGTCGGCGCTTCCGGAGCAAGAAAAGCGAAAAAAGGTGGAAATGATCCATTATCTTCGTCATTATTCAGTGTGGTCTGTCATTGTTTTATTTTTTGTCTTTTCCTTCATGGGATGGCTGTGGGAGGTCAGCCTTCATCTGGTGCAGGACGGAGAATTTGTGAACAGAGGAGTCCTTCACGGACCATGGCTGCCGATTTACGGGGGCGGAGGGGTTCTCATTCTCTTATTGCTGAACAAGATCAGAAACAGGCCGTTGGCAGAATTTGTGGGAATTATTCTTCTCTGCGGAACAGTGGAATATTTTTCCTCCTATTATCTGGAAATGGCTCACAACGGGGAAAGATGGTGGGATTACAGCGGATATTTTCTGAATCTGCACGGGAGGATCTGCGCAGAGGGACTTCTTGTATTCGGAATTGGGGGTATAGGTCTGGTCTATGTCCTGGCGCCTCTTTTGGACAATGCGATCCAGAAGATACCTCTTCAGATTTTGGCCCCCTTCTGTGTGGTGCTCACAGTGATCTTTGCGGCAGATACCGTTTATTCTATGAAATATCCAAATACCGGAAAGGGAATTACGGATTATGAAAGTAGAGTGGTAACAGATAACTGGAATCAGGAAAACAAGATTTACATACATATACAGGAGAACAATAAATATGCTTGCAATCTATTTATCCCCAATTTATATACTGGTTAA
- the ylqF gene encoding ribosome biogenesis GTPase YlqF, translating into MHFQWYPGHMTKARRMMQENIKLIDLVIELVDARIPLSSRNPDIDELGRQKSRLILLNKADLAENKWNDAWIEYFKDKGYLAVKVNSKKGGGIKNIQSVIQEACKEKIERDRKRGILNRPVRAMVVGIPNVGKSTFINTLAGKACAKTGNKPGVTKGKQWIRLNKGVELLDTPGILWPKFEDQQVGMKLAFIGSIKDEILNTEELAAEFLKLMQQHYPGIIAGKYNIEETGDVYEVLNRIAESRHCIVRGNELDVEKAAALLMDDFRSGRLGELTLEYPDRI; encoded by the coding sequence ATGCACTTTCAATGGTATCCTGGACATATGACCAAAGCAAGGCGTATGATGCAGGAAAATATAAAATTGATCGATCTTGTGATCGAATTGGTGGATGCCAGGATTCCTCTAAGCAGCAGGAATCCTGATATTGACGAACTGGGCAGGCAGAAATCCAGACTGATCTTGCTGAATAAAGCGGATCTGGCGGAAAATAAGTGGAATGATGCCTGGATAGAATATTTTAAAGACAAAGGCTATCTTGCGGTGAAGGTTAATTCCAAGAAGGGCGGCGGGATCAAAAATATCCAGTCTGTCATTCAGGAAGCCTGCAAAGAGAAGATTGAAAGAGACAGGAAAAGAGGAATTTTAAACCGGCCGGTCCGCGCTATGGTAGTGGGGATTCCTAATGTAGGAAAATCTACGTTTATTAATACGCTGGCGGGAAAGGCCTGTGCAAAGACGGGCAATAAGCCGGGAGTGACGAAGGGAAAGCAGTGGATCCGCCTTAATAAAGGGGTAGAGCTTTTGGATACGCCGGGAATCCTCTGGCCGAAATTTGAAGATCAGCAGGTGGGAATGAAGCTTGCCTTTATTGGATCGATCAAAGATGAGATCTTAAATACAGAAGAACTGGCGGCGGAATTTCTGAAACTTATGCAGCAGCACTATCCGGGAATCATTGCCGGAAAATATAATATAGAAGAAACCGGAGACGTTTACGAAGTGCTGAATCGGATTGCGGAAAGCCGGCATTGTATTGTGCGGGGAAATGAGCTGGATGTGGAAAAGGCAGCGGCCCTTCTGATGGATGATTTCCGCAGTGGACGGCTGGGAGAGCTTACTCTGGAATATCCGGACAGGATATGA
- the lepB gene encoding signal peptidase I: MARYRRGRRKEHGIIRELLGWIIYILIIIGLTYLIITYVGQRTRVSGSSMETTLSDGDNLIVDKISYRFRDPKRYDIIVFPYKYEENTYYIKRIIGLPGETVQVTGGYVYINGELLESDIYGAEPMADGGIASEPITLGADEYFVLGDNRNHSSDSRDPSVGILHREDLLGRAWVRIYPFDQMGVIRHE, translated from the coding sequence ATGGCTAGATATAGGAGAGGCCGTCGGAAGGAACACGGAATTATCCGGGAACTGCTGGGCTGGATCATCTATATACTGATTATCATTGGGCTGACTTACCTGATTATTACTTATGTAGGACAAAGGACGCGGGTCAGTGGATCATCGATGGAGACAACGTTAAGTGACGGGGATAACTTGATCGTGGACAAGATTTCCTATCGGTTCCGGGATCCCAAACGATATGATATTATTGTATTCCCTTATAAATATGAAGAAAATACATATTATATCAAGAGGATCATCGGGCTGCCGGGCGAGACGGTGCAGGTGACAGGAGGATATGTATATATTAACGGAGAACTTCTGGAAAGTGATATTTATGGGGCGGAGCCTATGGCGGATGGAGGAATTGCATCAGAGCCTATTACCCTGGGAGCGGATGAATATTTTGTTCTGGGAGACAACAGGAATCATAGTTCGGACAGCAGGGATCCAAGTGTAGGAATCCTGCACCGGGAGGATCTGCTGGGAAGAGCCTGGGTCAGAATCTATCCGTTTGACCAAATGGGAGTGATCCGCCATGAATAA
- a CDS encoding type II toxin-antitoxin system Phd/YefM family antitoxin, producing the protein MLAVNYTMLRENMKSCMDKVTDDYETMIVTRKNNKNVVMISEESYNNMMENLHLVGNKTNYDWLMESKKQLEQGMVSMHNLDEAGDE; encoded by the coding sequence ATGTTGGCTGTTAATTATACTATGCTTAGAGAAAATATGAAAAGCTGTATGGATAAAGTTACAGATGACTATGAAACGATGATCGTAACCAGAAAAAACAATAAAAATGTGGTTATGATTTCGGAAGAATCTTATAACAATATGATGGAAAATCTGCATCTTGTCGGGAATAAGACAAATTATGACTGGCTGATGGAGTCTAAGAAACAATTAGAACAGGGAATGGTTTCCATGCACAATCTGGATGAGGCGGGCGATGAATAA
- a CDS encoding YraN family protein: protein MRKREENRRQTGTFYERKAGEYLEKQGYKILEYNYRCRAGEIDIVARDGEYLVFCEVKYRKDNKKGTPLEAVTLQKQRTISRCAMFYIMERGLDGEACRFDVAGITGSGEKIELIRNAFPYME from the coding sequence ATGAGAAAGCGGGAAGAAAATCGGAGACAAACAGGGACATTTTATGAAAGAAAAGCAGGGGAATACCTGGAGAAACAAGGCTATAAAATCCTGGAATACAATTACAGATGCAGGGCAGGAGAAATTGATATTGTAGCAAGGGATGGAGAGTACCTTGTATTCTGTGAAGTGAAATACAGGAAAGACAATAAAAAAGGCACACCTCTGGAAGCGGTGACGCTGCAAAAACAGCGGACGATTTCCAGGTGCGCCATGTTTTATATTATGGAAAGAGGACTGGATGGAGAAGCCTGCCGTTTTGATGTGGCGGGAATTACCGGAAGCGGGGAAAAGATCGAACTGATCCGCAATGCATTTCCCTATATGGAGTAA
- a CDS encoding mechanosensitive ion channel family protein, producing the protein MDTEEIAQTTEETVENVNLFIQYAQDHIPDLIGFGIKIILAILVFVIGKCVIRMVRRLTGKAFERSHADKGVQQFTDSIIKFGLYSVLVILIITSFGVNLSSITTILAAAGVAVSLALQGVISNFAGGVLILTLRPFVVGDYIIEDNNKNEGTVKEIQLFYTKLTTVDNKTIVVPNGMLTNNSLTNVTARDERQLDLRIEISYESDLRKAKDILENLLENTPEIMKDKERNVFVDELGASGVRLGVRAWTGMDEYWKVRWKFLEDIKLSFDREGIVIPYPQIMVHKSTDEG; encoded by the coding sequence ATGGATACAGAAGAAATTGCACAGACAACAGAAGAAACAGTGGAAAATGTAAACCTTTTTATTCAATATGCTCAGGATCATATTCCGGATCTGATCGGATTTGGGATCAAAATTATTCTGGCAATTCTTGTATTTGTAATAGGAAAATGTGTGATCCGGATGGTGAGAAGGCTGACAGGAAAAGCATTTGAACGGTCCCATGCGGACAAGGGAGTACAGCAGTTTACCGATTCCATCATCAAATTCGGGCTGTACTCGGTGCTGGTCATCCTGATCATTACCAGTTTTGGCGTAAATCTTTCTTCTATTACAACCATCCTGGCGGCGGCAGGCGTGGCAGTCAGCCTCGCACTGCAGGGCGTGATCTCCAATTTTGCGGGAGGCGTGCTGATCCTGACGCTTCGTCCTTTTGTGGTAGGAGATTATATTATTGAGGATAACAATAAGAATGAAGGTACGGTAAAGGAAATCCAGCTTTTTTATACGAAGCTGACAACGGTTGATAATAAAACCATTGTTGTACCGAACGGTATGCTGACCAACAATAGTCTGACGAATGTGACAGCGAGGGATGAGCGGCAGCTGGATCTTCGAATAGAGATTTCTTATGAATCTGATCTGCGCAAAGCCAAGGATATTCTTGAAAATCTGCTGGAGAACACACCGGAAATCATGAAGGATAAAGAGAGGAATGTGTTCGTGGATGAACTGGGAGCCAGCGGAGTACGTCTGGGCGTCAGGGCATGGACAGGCATGGATGAATACTGGAAAGTACGGTGGAAATTTTTAGAAGATATTAAACTTAGTTTTGACCGGGAAGGAATCGTCATTCCTTACCCGCAGATTATGGTGCATAAGAGTACTGATGAGGGATAA
- a CDS encoding Txe/YoeB family addiction module toxin: protein MNKVFTENGWKDYIYWQTEDRKTLKKINRLLDDISRNGNTGIGKPEPLVGNLSGFWSRRINDTDRLVYRIDENNVYILACRYHYDI, encoded by the coding sequence ATGAATAAAGTTTTTACAGAAAATGGATGGAAAGACTATATATATTGGCAGACAGAAGACCGGAAAACATTGAAGAAAATAAATCGCCTTCTGGATGACATATCAAGAAATGGGAATACAGGCATAGGAAAACCAGAACCGTTGGTTGGGAATCTGTCTGGATTCTGGAGCAGAAGAATAAATGACACTGACAGGTTGGTATATAGAATAGATGAAAATAATGTTTACATTCTGGCTTGTAGGTATCATTATGATATTTAA
- the pgeF gene encoding peptidoglycan editing factor PgeF, whose product MSIGLIYKNNDHVIEEKVKEGVPFLSYPILENTGIVSHGFSTRLGGVSEGGYSSMNLSLSRGDSPEAVEENTKRIARAIGVEKEKMVYTQQTHTTNVAVVSQKDAGSTLKETDGLVTNSPGICLVTFYADCVPLYFVDPVRRAIGLSHSGWRGTVGKMAAATVEKMKECFGTRPEDIIAAVGPSICQDCYEVSEDVTSRFKETFREEDWKDLFYKKENGKFQLDLWKANEINLQEAGVLPEHIAVTNVCTCCNPKILFSHRVQGWNRGNLCAFLALKDKE is encoded by the coding sequence ATGAGTATTGGATTGATCTATAAAAATAATGACCATGTAATAGAAGAAAAGGTAAAAGAGGGAGTACCATTTCTTTCCTATCCGATTCTGGAAAATACCGGTATCGTCTCTCATGGCTTTTCCACCCGGCTTGGCGGTGTGAGTGAAGGCGGGTATTCCTCTATGAATTTAAGCTTAAGCAGGGGAGACAGTCCGGAAGCAGTAGAGGAAAATACAAAGAGGATTGCCCGGGCCATTGGTGTGGAAAAGGAGAAGATGGTCTATACACAGCAGACTCATACAACCAATGTTGCTGTTGTGTCCCAAAAGGATGCGGGAAGTACGCTTAAAGAGACAGACGGGCTTGTAACAAACAGCCCCGGTATTTGCCTGGTGACATTTTATGCTGACTGCGTTCCTTTGTATTTTGTGGACCCGGTAAGACGGGCGATCGGACTTAGCCATTCGGGATGGCGGGGAACCGTAGGAAAGATGGCGGCGGCTACTGTGGAAAAAATGAAAGAATGCTTTGGGACAAGGCCGGAAGATATCATAGCGGCGGTTGGACCTTCTATCTGCCAGGACTGCTATGAGGTAAGCGAAGATGTGACCAGCCGTTTTAAAGAGACTTTTCGGGAGGAAGACTGGAAAGATTTATTTTATAAAAAAGAAAACGGGAAATTTCAGCTTGATCTATGGAAGGCAAATGAGATCAATCTTCAGGAGGCAGGCGTGCTTCCGGAACATATTGCAGTGACAAATGTGTGTACCTGCTGCAATCCGAAGATTTTATTTTCACACAGAGTCCAGGGATGGAACAGAGGGAATTTGTGTGCATTTCTTGCACTGAAGGATAAAGAATAA
- a CDS encoding metallophosphoesterase → MLAIYLSPIYILVNLYLFRWLLRWMGACHHFFQKKWMKAGMAVIYFILALSLLIGFLLPAGNLQRFFKSLGNYWLGVLLYAVLAVVIADVIRLILRRVKRINQDKLRSRRTLAVGGGAALLIIMAVSVWGVVNARIIRTTEYEITVKKNGGNLDELNVVLLADLHLGYNIGCHQMEQMTEKVNAQNPDLVVIAGDIFDNEYEALDDPERLISILKGIKSKYGVFACYGNHDIQEKILAGFTFGNREGEKASDPRMDELLEKAGITLLRDEGVLIDNSFYLYGRPDEKRPGRGITRRAKPEEITKDMDQDKPILVIDHEPSQLGELSEAGVDVDLCGHTHDGQMFPGNLVMDFLWENPCGYLKKGDMHNIVTSGVGLFGPNMRVGTKAEICPIKIQFEAA, encoded by the coding sequence ATGCTTGCAATCTATTTATCCCCAATTTATATACTGGTTAATCTATACTTATTTCGCTGGCTGCTCCGCTGGATGGGAGCCTGCCATCACTTCTTTCAGAAGAAATGGATGAAAGCAGGGATGGCCGTGATTTATTTTATCCTGGCCCTTTCCCTTTTGATCGGCTTCCTTCTTCCGGCGGGCAATCTGCAGAGATTTTTCAAATCACTGGGAAATTACTGGCTCGGCGTACTTTTGTATGCGGTTTTGGCAGTTGTCATTGCAGATGTGATACGATTGATCCTGCGGCGGGTAAAGAGGATCAATCAGGATAAACTTCGCTCCCGCAGGACGCTGGCCGTTGGAGGAGGAGCGGCCCTTCTTATCATTATGGCCGTTTCTGTCTGGGGGGTAGTGAATGCCAGAATCATACGGACAACAGAGTATGAGATTACCGTAAAAAAGAACGGAGGCAATCTGGATGAACTGAATGTGGTGCTTCTTGCAGACCTGCATTTGGGCTATAATATCGGATGCCATCAGATGGAACAGATGACAGAGAAAGTCAATGCACAAAACCCGGATCTGGTTGTGATAGCGGGAGATATTTTTGACAACGAATATGAGGCGCTGGACGATCCGGAAAGATTGATTTCCATTTTGAAAGGAATCAAGAGTAAATATGGTGTGTTTGCCTGCTATGGGAATCATGATATTCAGGAAAAGATCCTGGCAGGCTTTACTTTCGGAAACAGGGAAGGAGAAAAAGCCAGTGATCCGAGGATGGACGAGCTTCTTGAAAAAGCAGGAATCACTCTTCTTAGGGATGAGGGAGTGCTGATCGACAACAGCTTCTATCTCTATGGGCGTCCGGATGAAAAGCGCCCGGGAAGAGGAATTACCAGGCGGGCCAAGCCGGAGGAGATTACAAAAGATATGGATCAGGATAAACCGATCCTTGTGATAGACCATGAGCCAAGCCAGCTTGGAGAATTATCCGAGGCCGGCGTGGATGTAGATCTGTGCGGACATACCCACGACGGGCAGATGTTCCCCGGCAATCTTGTTATGGATTTTCTGTGGGAAAATCCGTGCGGTTATCTTAAGAAAGGTGACATGCACAATATCGTGACTTCCGGCGTAGGGCTGTTCGGGCCGAATATGCGGGTTGGGACGAAAGCGGAGATCTGCCCCATTAAGATACAGTTCGAGGCGGCTTGA
- a CDS encoding DUF6034 family protein, whose amino-acid sequence MKRKILSICCVLCMVLSLAACQETPEEEIVLDKSKGLPKDSILPKESQIPKDFGAPDQWQESVEKGNIAVSIKADCQINLPQIYNAPVYELEVQHMTGELLEQLCEYFSDGNPLYKEPEMSKARLEEEKEILQQGKGEWGFDDQEIIDAKTGQIDELLQDAPPKESKESVEVKLDKPRQTEYERIQTKSGSIAPRYSKFYFDTDEKIGFQARVDCGKKTDPLIYAIDYDEDVGSTTNFLFQQGNFIDEKELAKKLKNCELLQIGQNYLEYLQWIETEMNDTDRFTISEEEAVAMCGKVLEDLGLNDYTMTGCCRTVGNAEGESMAGVNQDEGITDYGFSIYYNRKAGELAGYEQPFQQPFNDLPEEVYAPPFATEQIRIIVTGEGIMQFEWDNLSQKAGTIAENTELLSFDEIKEKLYDHLLYVSLAKYGEEDYGDIYYYEIRDVQLRGANVPAFENPDGAWLVPVWVFTVGHEVTFGTLGTTPFSDMIVVLNAIDGGYIQPNIDSRIPVD is encoded by the coding sequence ATGAAAAGAAAGATATTATCCATTTGCTGCGTTTTATGTATGGTATTATCTTTAGCTGCCTGTCAAGAGACTCCGGAAGAGGAGATTGTGCTTGATAAGTCTAAGGGACTGCCAAAGGATAGTATTCTTCCAAAGGAGTCGCAAATACCCAAGGACTTTGGAGCGCCAGATCAGTGGCAGGAATCGGTAGAAAAAGGAAACATAGCAGTATCCATCAAGGCGGACTGTCAGATCAATCTTCCGCAGATTTATAATGCACCGGTATATGAGTTGGAAGTGCAGCATATGACAGGGGAACTGCTGGAGCAGCTTTGTGAGTATTTTTCGGACGGAAATCCGCTGTATAAGGAGCCGGAGATGAGCAAAGCGCGCCTTGAGGAAGAAAAGGAAATTCTCCAGCAAGGCAAAGGAGAGTGGGGATTTGACGATCAGGAGATCATAGATGCCAAAACAGGCCAGATTGATGAACTGTTGCAGGATGCGCCGCCAAAAGAGAGCAAAGAGTCTGTGGAGGTGAAACTTGATAAGCCACGCCAGACAGAGTACGAACGGATACAGACAAAGAGCGGTTCTATAGCACCGAGATACAGTAAATTTTATTTTGATACAGATGAGAAGATCGGATTTCAGGCAAGGGTAGATTGCGGGAAGAAAACGGATCCATTGATTTATGCGATCGACTATGATGAGGACGTTGGAAGTACCACAAATTTTCTTTTTCAGCAGGGGAATTTTATAGACGAAAAAGAATTGGCAAAAAAATTGAAAAACTGTGAGCTTTTGCAGATCGGTCAAAACTATCTGGAATATCTTCAGTGGATAGAAACAGAGATGAACGATACAGACCGTTTTACAATTTCGGAGGAAGAAGCAGTTGCGATGTGCGGAAAAGTATTAGAAGATCTCGGACTTAATGATTACACGATGACGGGATGCTGCAGGACGGTTGGAAATGCAGAGGGTGAGAGTATGGCAGGCGTGAATCAGGATGAGGGAATCACAGATTACGGATTCTCCATTTATTACAATCGGAAGGCGGGAGAGCTTGCAGGATATGAACAGCCGTTTCAGCAGCCTTTCAATGATCTGCCGGAAGAAGTTTATGCACCTCCTTTTGCTACGGAGCAAATCCGTATTATTGTGACCGGGGAAGGGATCATGCAGTTTGAATGGGATAATCTTTCCCAAAAGGCAGGGACGATAGCAGAGAATACTGAATTATTATCTTTTGATGAAATAAAAGAAAAATTATATGATCATCTGCTGTATGTTTCTCTGGCAAAGTATGGGGAGGAGGACTATGGAGATATCTATTATTATGAGATTAGAGATGTCCAGCTTCGCGGAGCAAATGTCCCGGCATTTGAGAATCCCGACGGAGCGTGGCTTGTGCCGGTTTGGGTCTTTACTGTGGGACACGAAGTGACTTTTGGAACTTTGGGAACCACTCCTTTTAGTGATATGATAGTTGTTTTAAATGCCATTGACGGAGGGTATATCCAGCCTAATATTGATTCTCGGATTCCGGTAGACTAA
- a CDS encoding ribonuclease HII: MNKKEQERMEKQAARLAKERKRLEAMSVYEKQYASCLAICGIDEVGRGPLAGPVVAGAVILPRDTEILYLNDSKKLSEKKREALYDEIMEKAVAVGIGMASPARIDEINILQATYEAMRMAIDKLQVRPDLLLNDAVTIPGVEISQVSIVKGDAKSISIAAASIVAKVTRDRMMKEYEEIFPGYDFASNKGYGTKAHIQALKTLGPCVIHRRSFIGNFVK; the protein is encoded by the coding sequence ATGAATAAAAAAGAGCAGGAAAGAATGGAAAAACAGGCCGCCAGACTTGCAAAAGAACGAAAGCGCCTGGAAGCGATGAGCGTATATGAGAAGCAGTATGCCTCCTGCTTGGCCATATGCGGCATTGATGAGGTTGGAAGAGGCCCGCTTGCAGGCCCGGTGGTGGCAGGAGCGGTCATTCTTCCCAGGGATACAGAAATTTTATATCTGAATGATTCTAAGAAACTTTCAGAGAAGAAGCGGGAAGCGCTCTATGATGAGATCATGGAAAAGGCAGTTGCTGTCGGCATAGGGATGGCCAGTCCGGCCAGGATTGATGAGATCAATATTCTTCAGGCAACTTATGAGGCAATGCGCATGGCGATTGATAAGCTTCAGGTGCGCCCGGATCTTCTGCTGAATGACGCGGTGACTATTCCTGGTGTGGAAATTTCCCAGGTCTCCATTGTAAAGGGAGATGCCAAGAGTATTTCCATCGCTGCAGCCAGCATTGTCGCAAAGGTGACAAGGGATCGGATGATGAAGGAATATGAGGAGATTTTTCCTGGATATGACTTTGCATCCAACAAAGGATATGGGACAAAGGCGCATATCCAGGCGCTGAAGACACTGGGACCATGTGTGATACACAGACGAAGCTTTATCGGAAATTTTGTGAAATGA